One window from the genome of bacterium encodes:
- a CDS encoding enoyl-CoA hydratase has protein sequence MTEPVLLVEKKDGLATVTLNRPAARNALSGALRRAIAATFTALPEDPEVGAIVLTGAGTAFSAGIDLKELGGQGPEDGGAGELPLVEDAIRAIEACPLPIVGAINGFAITGGFELALACDVLIGCPETRFADTHARVGILPGWGLSQKLPRLIGINRAKLVSLTGNFVDAETAERWGLLAQVVAGADELLPTCQAIAHDMLSCVPDAMRGYKKMIDEGFGMNYAESREYERRESFEHVKNVTADDVAARRTGIQERGRGQSR, from the coding sequence GCGACCGTCACGCTGAACCGGCCGGCCGCGCGCAACGCGCTCTCCGGTGCGCTGCGCCGCGCCATCGCGGCGACCTTCACCGCGCTGCCCGAGGATCCCGAGGTCGGTGCAATCGTCCTCACCGGAGCCGGGACGGCGTTCTCGGCCGGCATCGATTTGAAGGAACTCGGGGGCCAGGGGCCCGAGGACGGTGGTGCGGGCGAGCTTCCGCTCGTCGAGGACGCAATCCGTGCGATCGAGGCCTGCCCGCTTCCGATCGTCGGTGCCATCAATGGATTTGCCATCACCGGCGGATTCGAGCTGGCGTTGGCCTGCGACGTACTGATCGGTTGCCCGGAGACCCGCTTCGCCGATACCCACGCCCGAGTCGGGATTCTTCCAGGCTGGGGACTCTCCCAGAAGCTCCCGCGCCTGATCGGGATCAACCGGGCCAAGCTCGTTTCGCTTACGGGGAACTTCGTCGATGCGGAGACCGCGGAGCGCTGGGGTCTACTTGCCCAGGTCGTCGCAGGTGCCGACGAGCTTCTGCCAACCTGTCAGGCAATCGCCCACGACATGCTCTCGTGTGTGCCCGATGCGATGCGGGGCTACAAGAAAATGATCGACGAGGGCTTCGGCATGAATTACGCGGAAAGCCGCGAGTACGAAAGACGCGAGTCGTTCGAACACGTCAAGAACGTCACGGCAGATGATGTGGCAGCGCGACGCACCGGAATCCAGGAACGCGGGCGCGGGCAGAGCCGCTGA